A section of the Roseivirga sp. BDSF3-8 genome encodes:
- a CDS encoding amino acid adenylation domain-containing protein: MEKDKNSIAVIGMSGRFPMAADLKAFFRNLREGKDCVRSVSVSRLADARLESGKAYQPAGFIDEVDGFDHGFFGLSRHDAVAMDPMQRLALELACEAIEDAGYPVDEKAGSAIAIYAAANSYSEYYNQVIGTSDDPAAVTGNLTSMLAGRIAHLLDLTGPALMIDTACSSALVAVYEAMGRIRLGDADEALVGAVNLVHQFPEGGKGLGTTMGIGAGDGRSKTFDENADGTGFGEGGSFLYLKRLDKALADGNRIHAVLAGGATNQDGGRSNGLTAPSPVAQTEVIRKAWERAGVDPEQISYIEAHGTGTKLGDPIEIQGINDAFSTYTGRKRFCRIGSVKSNIGHLDLAAGMAGLCKVILGLKHKTLFPSLHFKTANPLIDFDNAAVQVCTETGPWEGRHPLHAGISAFGLSGTNAHLVVSEAPPQSEPASAAGGPYMLKLSARSAASLMAYSRSVFERLEEETSPEAFENMLYTLNRGRGDYNYRVALYAPDRRSLLQQAGALTTDRICQPGEKQPGNSDIVWLLSGQQAEVEEIRQQINALKKYTVAAGVISSLEAMSKPESWNRLQVEFALLLGLSRLWESTCGKAPVIIAAGAGRVVRTVLSGEKSATEAFTILDNPATNVSPADEKKVQAAITKLCESKQPLFLDMGSSGALAHLVEHMTIGETGSPVVKYGMGHCGPEETMAGLYEAGLSISWKNYYSGRNHRVTDAPTYAFDRVRCWPFEKADPLTEEVSRYLYELSYQEGEKSAVETLPERSLLLTWDGQRKGQAYAEVPGTHMISLQSGKTNNENKSQLMKGLQQAPGVIRIMVPGAGDLAGRLHDTGSCVKALIEGGLDKATPVVLHTTGAMAAGDELPDPDQAAIAGYWKGLMSDYPAYDLRLIDEPSSDISTDEVEAITRHTKGREPALAAWRRGKICFPVINRLKRGNYNKLPLAGSTTDELFLITGGLSGIGFQTARYLARPGRELIIIGRTLLPHRNKWSDHQEVREIKDRIDRIIELEAAGATVSYLGFNLGRQTDWNEVAALIAASARPFSGIIHAAGVAWMGEGADQHTEDMLEPKQTGTAWLLEQLMATGPRLFICYSSMNAIVPQKLSAAYAAANTWQDAAMQTAEAKGCQFISINWPGWQSQDDMDNGALAINKGLRALELAIASGRRQVLVSHQDIEAFGDNPFFIFDKKEGQESSITSAPVITAKAGWTTTESAILGVWAEVLGTTDFSKSDDFFSVGGHSLNGARVANRLQLLFDKKIELDDLFEYCTIATMAAFIDGDQAAEEVTVSAPGKKTPEITRTSPQTFYPASSAQQRTWFLSQLEGASASYNIPLAFFIKGKLDTKALEQSFEALIQRHEVLRTSFRMEGHTLVQVIAEAVSFSIKEEDKRGSDNTEEMLASYVHEAFHKPFDLSNSPLIRATLCRLEEEKYLMTLVMHHVISDGWSLDVLVKDLSHLYEAYATGQKPALEPLRIHYRDFATWQQERLNTEAMQQHRTFWLENLAGLSVPELPADFPRPERRANQGDEVCGRFDEVFTRRLSLFADSNGVTRFMVLLAGLHALVARYTGQWDFAIGVPVAGRKHKELENQIGMYLNTVAVRTDAPAGLSFTKLVQVVKKNVLHAFKHDEYPFDRLVEELDVGRNMSRSPLFDVMLNIQDYDWTEASRGMFRGLQVQEFPVTLEASKTDISFDLRRDGETFLVTVTYDTALYSAERVERMLEHWQVLMVNLINKPYDEITTVSYLTEAEEQRLVPRGWSASEWKNGQEDILSLLHASRMSHPDRAAVWSGEESLSYEQLHHLADGLAAILVNEYNVKPGDLVAVLADRNARMPAALLGIIKSGAAYLPLDSNMPADRLRYMLEDSGTKLLVAQQEMSSWLEQSGLAEGLEVIMQEAATEGEWPVTNITADRMYAMYTSGSTGRPKGVDVPRAAVCNLLQSMAVCPGFGPAQTLLAVTTYAFDISVAELFLPLLQGGTVHVAGQMDLQDPTRLAGLIQQVAPQAMQATPSMWQILLDSGWQGQPGMRLWSGGEKLPLELGKRILAFGSPLYNIYGPTETTIWSMVQPVTGEADLPWLGQPMNHTQVYVLDQNLQPVATGMTGEICIAGAGVTNGYLNREELTVEKFPPNPFGEGNLYRTGDLGRWSADGQLQFIGRLDQQVKLRGFRIELGEIEQVLQAQPGIEQAAVVLQEDAGHEKELVAYIIAPSAPELNTLLDNMAEKLPAYMLPARVIKAERFPYTHNAKVDKKALVHMTGVPLGGASDTSAATEIKEHRSDLEKGLHAYFGELLRREAIGTDDNLFRAGLNSMKVVSAVAGLKATYGIPLEIHEVFSHPTLKKLAGLMQSRLEPVNTGSEPPEDFELLDF, translated from the coding sequence ATGGAAAAGGACAAAAACAGCATTGCCGTCATAGGCATGAGTGGCCGCTTCCCGATGGCTGCTGATCTGAAGGCATTCTTTCGCAACTTACGCGAAGGAAAGGACTGTGTCCGTTCCGTTTCGGTCAGCCGCCTGGCAGACGCCCGGCTTGAATCCGGAAAAGCCTACCAGCCTGCCGGCTTTATCGATGAAGTCGATGGGTTTGATCATGGGTTCTTCGGCCTTTCCCGGCATGATGCGGTAGCCATGGACCCCATGCAGCGGCTGGCACTGGAGCTGGCCTGTGAGGCTATAGAGGATGCCGGGTATCCGGTAGATGAAAAGGCAGGGTCGGCCATCGCCATCTATGCGGCTGCCAACAGCTACAGCGAGTACTACAATCAGGTGATCGGGACCTCAGATGACCCTGCTGCTGTTACAGGCAACCTCACCTCCATGCTGGCGGGGCGCATAGCCCACTTACTGGATCTTACCGGCCCGGCACTTATGATAGACACTGCCTGCTCCTCAGCGCTGGTAGCTGTATATGAAGCAATGGGACGCATACGGTTAGGAGATGCTGATGAGGCGCTGGTGGGTGCCGTAAACCTGGTGCATCAATTTCCCGAAGGGGGAAAAGGCCTGGGTACGACTATGGGCATAGGAGCTGGCGACGGCCGGTCAAAGACCTTTGACGAAAATGCAGACGGTACCGGCTTTGGAGAGGGAGGGAGCTTCCTATACCTCAAACGGCTGGATAAGGCCCTGGCCGATGGGAACCGCATTCATGCCGTATTGGCCGGGGGAGCTACCAATCAGGATGGTGGCAGGTCTAACGGCCTCACAGCCCCCAGCCCGGTAGCACAGACAGAGGTGATACGGAAGGCCTGGGAACGCGCCGGAGTAGACCCTGAGCAGATAAGCTACATAGAAGCCCACGGAACAGGCACCAAGCTGGGTGACCCTATCGAAATACAAGGAATCAACGATGCTTTTTCCACCTATACCGGCCGGAAAAGGTTTTGCCGCATTGGCTCCGTAAAGTCCAACATCGGGCACCTAGACCTGGCTGCCGGTATGGCCGGTCTCTGCAAAGTGATATTGGGACTGAAGCATAAAACCCTCTTTCCAAGCCTGCATTTTAAGACTGCGAATCCACTCATAGATTTTGATAATGCAGCCGTACAGGTGTGTACGGAAACTGGCCCCTGGGAAGGCCGCCACCCCCTTCATGCGGGCATTAGCGCATTTGGCCTCAGCGGTACCAATGCCCACCTGGTAGTCAGTGAAGCTCCGCCTCAGTCTGAGCCTGCATCCGCTGCCGGTGGTCCGTACATGCTGAAGCTTTCCGCACGTTCTGCTGCTTCGCTTATGGCCTACTCCCGCTCAGTCTTTGAGAGGCTGGAAGAGGAAACCAGCCCCGAGGCCTTCGAAAATATGTTGTATACGCTCAACCGTGGCCGGGGGGACTATAACTACCGGGTAGCACTATATGCCCCGGACCGCAGGAGCCTGCTTCAGCAGGCAGGAGCCCTGACTACCGACCGTATATGCCAGCCTGGAGAAAAACAGCCGGGTAATAGCGACATCGTCTGGTTACTATCCGGGCAGCAGGCCGAAGTGGAGGAGATCAGGCAGCAAATCAATGCCCTGAAGAAGTATACAGTAGCTGCCGGCGTGATTTCCAGCCTGGAGGCTATGAGTAAACCGGAAAGCTGGAACCGCCTTCAGGTAGAGTTTGCCCTGCTGCTGGGGCTGTCACGCCTTTGGGAAAGTACGTGTGGCAAGGCACCGGTTATCATAGCAGCAGGGGCGGGCAGAGTGGTAAGAACTGTCCTTTCAGGAGAAAAGTCTGCCACCGAAGCCTTTACCATTCTTGATAACCCGGCCACCAATGTGAGTCCGGCCGATGAAAAGAAGGTACAGGCGGCAATCACCAAGCTCTGCGAAAGTAAACAGCCCCTGTTCCTGGATATGGGAAGCAGTGGCGCCCTCGCTCATCTGGTAGAGCACATGACGATAGGCGAGACGGGTTCACCGGTAGTAAAATACGGTATGGGACACTGTGGCCCGGAAGAAACAATGGCCGGTCTGTATGAAGCGGGACTTTCAATTAGCTGGAAAAATTATTATTCAGGCAGAAACCACCGTGTGACGGATGCCCCGACGTATGCTTTTGACAGAGTGCGCTGCTGGCCGTTTGAAAAAGCAGACCCACTCACTGAAGAAGTGTCCCGGTATCTGTACGAGCTTAGTTATCAGGAAGGTGAAAAATCAGCAGTTGAGACCTTACCCGAAAGGAGCCTGCTGCTTACCTGGGATGGGCAACGCAAAGGGCAGGCTTATGCAGAAGTTCCTGGTACCCATATGATAAGCCTGCAGTCAGGTAAAACGAACAATGAAAATAAGTCGCAGCTAATGAAGGGGCTGCAGCAGGCTCCCGGAGTTATCCGGATCATGGTACCGGGTGCCGGTGACCTCGCCGGTCGGCTGCATGACACCGGCTCCTGCGTAAAAGCACTTATCGAAGGGGGGCTGGATAAGGCCACCCCTGTAGTCCTGCACACTACGGGTGCCATGGCAGCAGGTGATGAACTGCCAGACCCTGATCAGGCTGCCATTGCTGGGTACTGGAAGGGGCTTATGTCGGATTATCCGGCTTATGACCTGAGATTAATCGACGAACCCTCATCCGACATAAGTACGGATGAAGTCGAAGCTATTACCCGCCACACAAAAGGCCGTGAACCTGCCCTTGCTGCGTGGCGCCGGGGAAAGATCTGTTTCCCTGTTATCAATCGTCTGAAAAGGGGTAACTATAATAAACTCCCACTGGCCGGAAGCACGACTGATGAGCTTTTCCTTATTACCGGCGGACTCAGCGGCATAGGCTTTCAAACGGCCCGCTACCTGGCCCGGCCTGGCAGGGAACTGATCATTATAGGCAGGACTTTACTGCCTCATCGCAACAAGTGGTCTGACCATCAGGAGGTTAGGGAGATAAAAGATCGTATTGACCGGATCATAGAACTGGAAGCTGCCGGCGCTACAGTAAGCTATCTGGGCTTTAACCTGGGTCGCCAAACTGACTGGAACGAAGTAGCTGCACTCATAGCTGCATCCGCCAGGCCCTTTTCCGGCATCATTCACGCCGCAGGTGTAGCATGGATGGGAGAGGGGGCAGACCAGCATACAGAGGATATGCTGGAACCCAAGCAGACCGGCACTGCGTGGTTACTGGAGCAGCTTATGGCCACGGGCCCCCGTCTGTTTATTTGCTACAGTTCCATGAATGCGATAGTGCCTCAAAAGCTTAGCGCAGCTTATGCAGCCGCCAATACATGGCAGGATGCTGCCATGCAGACCGCTGAGGCAAAAGGTTGTCAGTTCATAAGCATTAACTGGCCCGGCTGGCAGTCTCAGGATGATATGGACAACGGAGCCTTAGCTATTAATAAAGGCCTCAGAGCACTGGAACTTGCCATTGCTTCAGGCCGGAGGCAGGTGCTCGTTTCCCATCAGGATATTGAAGCTTTCGGGGACAATCCTTTCTTCATTTTTGATAAAAAAGAAGGGCAGGAGTCCTCAATAACATCCGCCCCCGTCATAACGGCCAAAGCAGGCTGGACAACTACTGAATCGGCTATACTTGGTGTATGGGCAGAGGTGTTAGGGACTACTGATTTCAGCAAATCAGACGATTTTTTCTCTGTAGGGGGACACTCGCTAAACGGTGCCCGGGTGGCAAATCGCCTGCAGCTACTGTTTGATAAAAAAATAGAGCTGGATGATCTCTTCGAGTACTGCACCATAGCTACCATGGCGGCATTTATCGATGGTGACCAGGCAGCAGAAGAGGTGACAGTTTCAGCACCAGGGAAAAAGACCCCTGAGATAACCCGGACTTCTCCGCAGACCTTTTACCCGGCCTCAAGTGCCCAGCAGCGCACCTGGTTCCTCAGTCAATTAGAAGGGGCTTCGGCCAGTTACAATATCCCTTTGGCATTTTTCATAAAGGGTAAACTGGATACAAAGGCTTTGGAGCAGTCTTTTGAGGCGCTCATTCAGCGGCACGAGGTGCTGCGAACCAGTTTTAGAATGGAAGGTCACACCCTGGTGCAGGTGATAGCGGAGGCCGTTTCTTTTTCCATAAAAGAAGAAGACAAAAGAGGGAGCGATAATACCGAAGAGATGCTAGCCAGCTACGTGCATGAGGCCTTTCACAAACCCTTTGACCTGAGCAACTCACCCTTGATCCGGGCCACACTGTGCCGGCTGGAAGAAGAAAAGTATCTGATGACGCTTGTTATGCACCATGTTATCAGCGATGGCTGGTCGCTGGATGTGCTGGTAAAAGACCTTTCGCATCTATATGAAGCCTATGCCACAGGTCAGAAGCCTGCTCTTGAGCCACTCCGCATCCATTACCGGGATTTTGCCACCTGGCAGCAGGAAAGGCTAAATACCGAGGCGATGCAACAGCATCGTACTTTCTGGCTCGAAAACCTAGCTGGGTTAAGCGTGCCTGAGCTACCGGCGGACTTCCCCCGTCCGGAAAGAAGAGCTAACCAGGGAGATGAGGTATGTGGCAGGTTTGACGAGGTCTTTACCCGCCGGTTATCACTGTTTGCAGACTCTAATGGAGTTACCCGCTTTATGGTGCTGCTGGCCGGGCTGCATGCATTGGTAGCCCGCTATACCGGGCAGTGGGATTTTGCCATTGGTGTACCAGTCGCCGGACGTAAGCACAAGGAGCTGGAGAACCAAATAGGTATGTACCTGAATACCGTAGCCGTACGTACGGACGCCCCGGCCGGACTCAGCTTTACCAAGCTGGTCCAGGTGGTTAAGAAAAATGTACTCCACGCTTTTAAGCATGACGAATATCCTTTTGACAGGCTGGTAGAAGAGCTGGATGTGGGCCGTAATATGAGTCGTTCACCCCTGTTCGATGTCATGCTGAATATACAGGATTATGACTGGACTGAAGCCAGCCGCGGGATGTTCCGTGGTCTGCAGGTGCAGGAGTTCCCCGTAACACTCGAAGCAAGCAAAACAGATATCAGCTTCGACCTCAGAAGGGATGGGGAGACCTTTTTAGTAACAGTAACGTATGATACCGCCTTGTATAGTGCTGAGCGGGTGGAGCGCATGCTGGAGCACTGGCAGGTACTGATGGTGAATCTCATCAATAAACCCTATGATGAAATAACTACTGTGAGCTACCTCACGGAGGCAGAAGAACAGCGCCTTGTGCCACGCGGATGGTCGGCCAGTGAATGGAAGAACGGGCAGGAAGATATTCTGAGTCTGCTGCATGCCTCCCGTATGTCACACCCGGACCGGGCGGCCGTTTGGTCAGGTGAGGAAAGCCTGAGCTATGAGCAACTTCATCACCTGGCGGATGGGCTGGCAGCCATTTTAGTTAACGAATACAACGTAAAGCCAGGCGACCTGGTAGCCGTACTGGCTGACCGCAATGCACGGATGCCTGCAGCACTGCTGGGCATAATAAAATCCGGAGCGGCCTACCTTCCCCTTGATAGTAATATGCCTGCAGACCGCTTACGCTACATGCTGGAAGACAGCGGCACAAAGCTACTGGTTGCCCAGCAGGAGATGAGCTCCTGGCTAGAGCAGTCCGGCCTGGCAGAAGGGCTTGAGGTAATCATGCAGGAGGCAGCTACCGAAGGTGAATGGCCGGTCACTAATATCACAGCGGATAGAATGTATGCGATGTACACGTCCGGCTCTACCGGTCGACCCAAAGGTGTGGATGTGCCCCGGGCTGCTGTTTGCAACCTGCTTCAGAGCATGGCGGTATGTCCGGGTTTCGGACCGGCGCAAACCCTGCTGGCTGTTACCACTTATGCCTTTGACATTTCCGTAGCTGAGTTATTCCTGCCCCTACTTCAGGGAGGGACCGTACACGTAGCCGGTCAAATGGATCTGCAGGATCCCACCCGCCTGGCCGGACTGATACAGCAAGTAGCCCCGCAAGCCATGCAGGCCACACCGAGCATGTGGCAGATACTGCTGGACAGTGGCTGGCAGGGGCAGCCGGGCATGCGCCTGTGGAGCGGTGGAGAGAAGCTACCGTTGGAGCTTGGTAAGCGAATCCTCGCCTTCGGTAGCCCATTGTACAATATATATGGCCCTACTGAAACCACCATCTGGTCTATGGTGCAGCCCGTAACAGGTGAGGCAGACCTCCCCTGGCTGGGACAACCCATGAACCATACGCAAGTGTATGTACTGGATCAAAATCTGCAACCTGTGGCCACAGGCATGACCGGTGAGATATGCATTGCCGGAGCAGGGGTAACGAATGGCTATCTGAACCGGGAAGAACTAACGGTAGAAAAATTTCCGCCCAACCCCTTTGGTGAGGGTAACCTTTACCGTACCGGTGACCTGGGCCGGTGGTCTGCCGATGGCCAGCTACAGTTCATCGGCCGGCTGGACCAGCAGGTAAAGCTGCGTGGCTTCCGTATAGAGCTGGGTGAGATTGAGCAGGTACTGCAGGCACAGCCTGGAATAGAGCAGGCCGCGGTCGTATTGCAGGAGGATGCCGGTCATGAAAAGGAACTGGTGGCCTACATCATAGCACCCTCAGCTCCCGAACTAAATACCCTGTTGGATAATATGGCAGAGAAGCTACCTGCCTATATGCTACCCGCACGGGTGATAAAGGCAGAGCGCTTCCCCTATACGCACAATGCCAAGGTAGATAAAAAAGCCCTGGTCCATATGACGGGTGTGCCCCTGGGCGGAGCTTCGGATACCTCTGCCGCAACTGAGATAAAAGAACACAGATCGGACCTTGAAAAAGGTTTGCACGCATACTTCGGTGAATTACTTCGCCGTGAGGCCATAGGCACGGATGACAACCTCTTCCGGGCCGGACTCAACTCCATGAAGGTGGTAAGCGCAGTGGCCGGGCTGAAGGCCACCTACGGCATACCGCTGGAGATACACGAGGTGTTCAGCCACCCTACACTCAAAAAACTGGCCGGACTCATGCAGTCACGCCTGGAACCGGTCAATACCGGCAGTGAACCTCCTGAAGACTTCGAACTACTCGACTTTTAA
- a CDS encoding carbamoyltransferase N-terminal domain-containing protein: MKICGLKLTHDGAVALIEDNKLIFCVEMEKRNNNPRYSGIEDTNAIADILQEHGYAPSDVDVWAIDGWGGYDEEALALQPRLEVGSESNKLSVDHDGMPGQINIAQYQERTPAHDIMEEWQYKGLPVNGKEYDYSSYLHVTGHVMSAYATSPFADKGESSYILIWDGGMYPRLYYFDADTKKVENLGPLFLLIGNIYTIFSQHFGPFKVAGGFAKDNLSTAGKVMAYIAKGKCRKELFPLFDEIYREHYDKPMGFANLFANEFSRKVQGKGYTDEDILATFHDYMEQLLIEKLLKKVQRKPKPSKNLCMAGGCALNIKWNSAIRNTGYFSDVYVPPFPNDSGSALGAACAAMLNHTGHAALQWSVYSGPAIQAGTAATGWEAKPCSPRQLAELLHTTNLPVVFLNGRAELGPRALGNRSILAAPVTSWMKEELNRAKRREAYRPVSPICLEDQAEAIFDPGTSDPYMLFDHMVRPGWEEKIPAVIHLDGSARLQTMSEAYNEVVTSLLKAYYEISGIPMLCNTSANYNGTGFFPDVASATAWGAENQVHYVWCQDTLYTHTEALANSETGEARQTALV; the protein is encoded by the coding sequence ATGAAAATTTGCGGACTCAAGCTTACCCACGACGGTGCCGTGGCCCTTATCGAGGACAACAAGCTCATTTTTTGTGTGGAAATGGAAAAGCGGAATAATAACCCCCGCTACTCCGGTATAGAAGACACCAATGCCATAGCCGATATACTGCAGGAGCATGGCTATGCCCCTTCTGATGTGGATGTGTGGGCTATCGATGGCTGGGGCGGCTATGATGAGGAAGCGCTGGCGCTGCAACCGCGTCTGGAAGTTGGGAGTGAAAGCAACAAGCTGTCAGTAGATCATGACGGCATGCCCGGGCAGATAAACATCGCACAGTACCAGGAGCGCACCCCGGCCCATGACATTATGGAAGAATGGCAGTACAAGGGGCTGCCTGTAAACGGGAAGGAATATGATTACAGTAGCTACCTGCACGTAACAGGCCATGTAATGAGCGCCTATGCTACCAGCCCTTTTGCTGATAAAGGCGAGAGTAGCTACATACTTATCTGGGACGGAGGCATGTACCCCCGTTTATACTATTTCGATGCAGACACAAAAAAGGTAGAGAACCTGGGGCCGCTTTTTCTTCTCATTGGTAATATCTACACCATATTTTCACAGCACTTTGGCCCCTTCAAGGTTGCCGGAGGCTTTGCTAAAGACAACCTGTCCACCGCCGGTAAGGTCATGGCCTACATTGCCAAAGGCAAATGCCGCAAAGAGCTTTTCCCTCTGTTTGATGAGATCTACCGCGAGCATTATGATAAGCCTATGGGCTTTGCCAATCTTTTTGCAAACGAGTTTAGCCGCAAAGTACAGGGCAAAGGCTACACAGATGAAGACATTCTGGCCACCTTTCATGATTACATGGAGCAACTGCTGATAGAAAAGCTGCTCAAGAAAGTACAGCGGAAGCCAAAGCCTTCGAAAAACCTGTGCATGGCCGGGGGCTGTGCTCTCAATATCAAATGGAACAGTGCCATCCGAAATACGGGATATTTCAGTGATGTGTACGTACCTCCCTTCCCCAATGATTCCGGTAGTGCCCTGGGCGCAGCCTGTGCCGCCATGCTGAACCATACCGGTCATGCGGCCCTGCAGTGGTCAGTGTATAGTGGACCAGCCATACAAGCTGGTACCGCGGCCACCGGATGGGAGGCAAAACCCTGCAGCCCCCGGCAACTGGCCGAGCTGCTGCATACCACCAATCTGCCCGTGGTATTTCTGAATGGCCGGGCAGAGCTGGGACCCCGTGCCTTAGGCAACCGCAGCATACTGGCTGCCCCTGTTACCTCATGGATGAAGGAAGAACTGAACCGGGCCAAGCGCCGAGAGGCTTACCGGCCTGTATCGCCGATCTGCCTGGAAGATCAGGCAGAAGCCATATTTGATCCCGGTACCTCAGACCCATATATGCTTTTCGACCACATGGTAAGGCCAGGATGGGAAGAGAAAATACCTGCCGTGATCCATCTGGACGGTTCTGCAAGACTTCAAACTATGAGTGAAGCCTATAACGAAGTGGTTACCAGCTTGCTCAAAGCGTACTACGAGATAAGCGGTATCCCCATGTTATGTAATACCAGTGCCAACTATAACGGGACCGGCTTTTTTCCTGACGTAGCCTCCGCCACTGCATGGGGAGCCGAAAATCAGGTACACTACGTGTGGTGTCAGGACACCCTCTATACCCATACCGAAGCTCTGGCAAACTCTGAAACCGGAGAAGCACGCCAAACAGCCCTAGTCTAA